From a single Maylandia zebra isolate NMK-2024a linkage group LG3, Mzebra_GT3a, whole genome shotgun sequence genomic region:
- the LOC112432446 gene encoding uncharacterized protein LOC112432446 — MAVRRLREEEMILCREMRHHWTVLRMRSVVLGTISSDSSFVGMSEDAQKGLCSLVLKKQSELKAEMLKVKDVYKRILSHQPLLEMDSEEDIPDDATESDLSTSDED; from the exons ATGGCTGTGAGgcgcctgagagaggaggagatgatccTTTGCAGGGAGATGCGGCATCACTGGACAGTGTTGCGAATGCGTTCTGTGGTGTTGGGGACAATCTCCTCAGACT CCTCCTTTGTTGGCATGTCGGAGGATGCACAGAAGGGACTCTGTAGcctggttttaaaaaaacaaagtgaactgAAAGCTGAAATGCTCAAAGTAAAGGACGTGTACAAGAGAATCCTCAGCCACCAACCACTCCTGGAAATGGACTCGGAGGAGGACATTCCAGACGATGCCACTGAGAGTGATTTGAGCACTTCTGATGAAGACTGA
- the LOC143416917 gene encoding uncharacterized protein LOC143416917, which produces MTKPKTKPCPSCQAPNTCNRKTCSGCLGSLNLKEGLKKKQEQFKNSNWAASVKKNRNASRVVNSAQLSVSKLHALGYQPILFLGQFDRKGRIVGDVITQIEPAEGAARDILMKMRKLYEHLLRKLQASPPAKSSTPAAGPSSADSVDARPVPDPEALNQEFILHLEPVPTSSLCQPPASSSSSLLPPASSSPSLLPPASSSSSLLPPASSSPSLLPPASSSPSLLPPASSSPSLLPPASSSSSLLPPASSSSSLLPPAYSSLSLLPPASSSSSLLPPASSSPSLLPPASSFSSLLPPAHSSLSLLPPASSSSSLLSPASSSPSPHPASPSISTVYTSDVPNTKMTRKG; this is translated from the exons ATGACAAAGCCAAAAACCAAACCATGCCCTTCCTGTCAGGCCCCAAACACCTGCAACAGGAAGACATGCAGTGGATGCCTGGGCAGCCTGAACCTAAAGGAgggattgaaaaaaaaacaagaacagtttaaaaacagtaactgggctgcctctgttaaaaaaaacagaaatgcgAGCAGGGTGGTTAATTCAGCCCAGTTGTCA gTTTCAAAGCTACATGCCCTGGGCTACCAACCAATTCTGTTTCTTGGACAGTTTGACCGTAAGGGCCGTATAGTAGGGGACGTGATCACTCAGATCGAACCAGCGGAAGGTGCTGCACGTGACATCCTCATGAAGATGAGGAAGCTTTATGAACACCTTCTGAGAA AATTACAAGCTTCACCTCCTGCTAAAAGTTCTACACCAGCAGCTGGACCATCCTCTGCTGACAGTGTCGATGCTAGACCAGTCCCAGACCCAGAGGCTCTAAACCAGGAATTTATTCTTCATTTAGAGCCTGTACCAACATCTTCCCTCTGTCagcctcctgcatcctcctcttcatctctgcttcctcctgcatcctcctctccatctctgcttcctcctgcatcctcctcttcatctctgcttcctcctgcatcctcctctccatctctgcttcctcctgcatcctcctctccatctctgcttcctcctgcatcctcctctccatctctgcttcctcctgcatcctcctcttcatctctgcttcctcctgcatcctcctcttcatctctgcttcctcctgcatattcctctctgtctctgcttcctcctgcatcctcctcttcatctctgcttcctcctgcatcctcctctccatctctgcttcctcctgcatcctccttttcatctctgcttcctcctgcacattcctctctgtctctgcttcctcctgcatcctcctcttcatctctgctttctcctgcatcctcctctccatctccacATCCTGCATCTCCCTCAATTTCTACGGTGTACACCTCGGATGTCCCAAACACAAAAATGACAAGGAAAGGTTAG
- the LOC143412334 gene encoding uncharacterized protein LOC143412334, which yields MCKEPCFSCPACTPDMLAVSVDGNRKLYRFQSNASTSEQGNFEGVFIEKDEEVAEFVKYIQRHTNHVPGKGLCGSSSWTAAKESSKKSTGKLDEEGMEIAVCRHGVLLAALNMFRGEIFAYPLFLQRKLAASVPGHITFLCSDVACKYFPYLTKVAQQCPELRNLLSMRPFLSVMHAKAHTWKCEIKWGGAFQDGAGSTVGEEVEQVNSFLSRAAITTKYMSKAGRTDMLTLLALGWNKRKVEQLGRTLSQRYLKIIRILREQVESLNATRNELGVDDDTLQQWVADVQKWAEESDQTDGSLGALQARIEELVVIIRVRTQSLYRQNGVTVSLKRTV from the exons ATGTGCAAGGAGCCATGCTTTAGCTgccctgcctgcactccagacatGCTCGCCGTCTCAGTTGATGGAAACCGCAAGCTTTATCGCTTTCAATCAAATGCAAG CACTTCAGAGCAGGGGAACTTTGAAGGTGTCTTCATTGAAAAAGATGAGGAAGTTGCTGAGTTTGTGAAATACATCCAGAGACACACAAATCAT GTCCCGGGGAAAGGGTTGTGCGGATCTTCATCTTGGACTGCAGCAAAGGAGTCGTCCAAAAAGTCCACTGGGAAGTTGGATGAGGAGGGCATGGAAATAGCTGTTTGTCGCCACGGAGTCCTCTTAGCTGCATTGAACATGTTTCGAGGGGAGATCTTTGCTTACCCCCTTTTTCTCCAGAGGAAGTTGGCAGCTAGCGTCCCAGGACATATTACGTTCCTTTGCTCCGATGTGGCCTGTAAATATTTCCCCTATTTAACCAAGGTGGCTCAGCAGTGCCCTGAGCTGAGGAACCTCTTGTCAATGCGTCCTTTTCTCTCCGTCATGCATGCAAAGGCTCACACTTGGAAATGCGAG ATCAAATGGGGAGGTGCATTTCAGGATGGGGCCGGTTcaacagttggagaagaggtggaacaagtaaacagtttcctgtctaGGGCGGCCATCACAACGAAGTACATGTCTAAAGCAG GGCGAACAGACATGCTGACCCTCCTGGCTTTGGGGTGGAACAAAAGGAAAGTGGAACAACTGGGCCGCACTTTGAGCCAGCGATATCTAAAG ATCATAAGGATCCTTAGAGAACAAGTGGAGAGCCTGAATGCGACCAGAAATGAGCTGGGTGTGGATGACGACACGCTGCAGCAATGGGTGGCCGATGTGCAGAAATGGGCTGAAG AAAGTGATCAAACTGATGGCAGCCTTGGAGCGTTGCAGGCACGAATAGAGGAGcttgtcgtcatcatcagagtGCGAACACAAAGTCTTTACAGACAAAATGGTGTCACAGTTTCTTTGAAACGGACCGTTTGA